One window of Chloroflexus aggregans DSM 9485 genomic DNA carries:
- the dps gene encoding DNA starvation/stationary phase protection protein Dps has protein sequence MTQTTEFVTRIDLPLERRRTLTAMLNQQLADTFDLMSQTKQAHWNVKGSQFIALHELFDELASHLSGFVDTLAERVTALGGMAMGTVRMAAATSRLPEYPTDITDGMAHVAALADRFAAYAHTTRQAITTAADLGDQATADLLTEIARTIDKDLWFLEAHLQG, from the coding sequence ATGACTCAAACCACGGAATTTGTAACTCGGATTGACCTGCCGCTTGAACGGCGGCGGACATTGACCGCGATGCTCAATCAACAACTGGCCGATACGTTCGATCTGATGAGTCAGACCAAACAGGCGCACTGGAACGTCAAAGGGTCGCAGTTTATCGCTCTCCACGAACTCTTTGACGAACTGGCCAGCCATTTGAGCGGCTTCGTCGACACACTGGCCGAACGTGTAACCGCACTCGGCGGTATGGCGATGGGAACCGTTCGCATGGCCGCTGCGACATCACGCCTGCCTGAATATCCAACCGATATTACCGATGGTATGGCGCATGTTGCTGCGCTGGCCGATCGCTTCGCTGCCTATGCTCATACAACCCGGCAAGCTATTACGACTGCCGCTGATCTGGGCGATCAGGCTACCGCCGATCTGCTGACCGAAATCGCCCGCACGATTGACAAGGACCTCTGGTTCCTCGAGGCCCATTTGCAGGGATAG
- a CDS encoding AAA family ATPase, whose translation MSTVSETAIAEIHRVATAIRARIGEIIVGKETIIDLLLAALLCEGHVLLEDVPGTGKTTLARALAGALGCTFQRIQFTPDLLPSDITGLSFFNQKIGEFQFRPGPIFAQIVLTDEINRATPRTQSALLEAMQERTVSIDGETRSLPRPFLVIATQNPIELEGTFPLPEAQLDRFLIKVAMGYPSAAEEEEIVRRSLVPANSTVVSPVVSAETVRTLQAAVRTVAISPPVRQYLVAIARATRGHPDIELGASPRGSLALAHLAQAWAAMAGRNFVLPDDVKVMVIPALNHRLILTAEARLRGQTTTVILQRLLDQIPVPVEGEVA comes from the coding sequence GTGTCCACCGTTTCGGAAACCGCCATTGCCGAGATTCACCGTGTCGCAACCGCCATTCGCGCGCGGATCGGCGAAATTATCGTTGGCAAAGAAACTATTATCGATTTGCTACTCGCAGCGCTGCTCTGCGAAGGGCATGTCTTGCTCGAGGACGTACCCGGTACCGGTAAAACCACGCTCGCCCGCGCCTTGGCCGGCGCTCTTGGTTGTACCTTTCAGCGCATTCAATTTACGCCCGACCTGTTACCCTCTGATATTACCGGCTTATCATTCTTCAACCAAAAAATAGGCGAGTTTCAGTTTCGTCCCGGCCCGATCTTTGCCCAGATCGTGCTGACCGATGAGATCAACCGGGCCACGCCGCGTACCCAAAGTGCTCTCCTTGAAGCCATGCAAGAGCGGACGGTCTCAATCGACGGCGAGACGCGCTCGCTGCCGCGCCCGTTTCTAGTTATCGCCACTCAGAATCCAATTGAGCTAGAAGGCACTTTTCCCTTACCGGAGGCCCAACTCGACCGATTCTTGATCAAAGTGGCGATGGGGTATCCGAGCGCGGCTGAGGAAGAGGAGATTGTGCGGCGCTCGTTAGTGCCGGCCAACTCAACCGTCGTATCGCCGGTTGTCAGCGCCGAAACCGTTCGCACGCTACAAGCAGCAGTACGCACCGTCGCAATCAGCCCACCGGTACGGCAGTATTTGGTAGCAATTGCCCGTGCTACCCGCGGTCATCCCGACATCGAACTAGGTGCCAGCCCGCGCGGCTCGTTAGCATTGGCCCATTTGGCGCAGGCGTGGGCAGCTATGGCCGGGCGGAACTTTGTCTTACCCGATGATGTCAAAGTGATGGTGATCCCGGCTCTTAACCACCGCCTTATCCTTACTGCCGAAGCCCGCCTCCGCGGTCAGACGACGACAGTGATTCTCCAGCGTCTGCTCGATCAGATTCCGGTACCGGTGGAAGGTGAAGTTGCGTGA
- a CDS encoding phosphorylase family protein has protein sequence METDAPYRETVQKVERRRAEGCVAIEMGAAGMMVVAQFREVAFGQILYGGDDISGLTRDSRAVQSRAAIRERIFWLSADAFLRM, from the coding sequence GTGGAGACCGATGCTCCCTACCGTGAAACCGTTCAGAAGGTTGAGCGCCGGCGGGCCGAAGGCTGCGTTGCAATCGAGATGGGAGCTGCCGGGATGATGGTAGTTGCGCAGTTTCGGGAAGTAGCGTTTGGGCAGATATTGTACGGTGGTGACGATATAAGCGGACTAACCCGTGATAGTCGAGCGGTACAATCGCGTGCTGCGATTCGTGAGCGTATCTTTTGGCTGAGTGCCGATGCTTTTTTGCGGATGTAA
- a CDS encoding CAP domain-containing protein, whose translation MLLSMLPVQSVRAQNRICFTEVPDCIEGRFAEYWQQHGGLPVFGFPITPVFEQEVEGRVYKVQIFERNRFELHPELARPYDVLLGRLGDDLLQRRGTPWQNEPKAPVMQQAGCRYFAETQHLVCDAFLRYWQSHGLEFDGRSGFSEAESLALFGLPLTEPRIETNSSGDTVLTQWFERARFELHPYLGPEVVLLGLLGREAFNVSTPSVVLPDDWLGRLNAYRVLAGLSPVQEDAVLNERCFQHARYMAENSDLTHQQNPSLPYASPDGQICAQHGNVWLGWGTRWQPVHAIDGWMESVGHRLWMLYPTLRLVGFGFYTTASGLQSAAALDVLSNFNEGVDYPGWPVRYPGANQQGVPATIYPITLHWRYFGNAPVVTATELRVVSGATLPHTVSTDLPAGHKGIMIIPAQPLPALATIEVTVAGNYDGRTFTYTWRFQTGW comes from the coding sequence ATGCTCCTATCGATGTTGCCGGTGCAATCTGTACGAGCGCAGAACCGTATCTGCTTCACCGAGGTGCCTGATTGTATTGAAGGCCGGTTTGCCGAATACTGGCAGCAGCACGGAGGCTTACCGGTGTTTGGGTTTCCGATCACGCCGGTGTTTGAGCAAGAGGTCGAAGGCCGGGTTTATAAGGTGCAAATCTTTGAACGCAATCGCTTTGAACTTCACCCAGAACTGGCGCGCCCGTATGATGTCTTGCTCGGTCGGTTAGGTGACGATCTGTTGCAACGGCGGGGGACACCGTGGCAAAACGAACCGAAAGCGCCGGTGATGCAGCAGGCCGGTTGTCGCTATTTCGCCGAGACCCAGCATCTCGTATGTGACGCATTTCTGCGGTATTGGCAATCGCATGGGCTTGAGTTTGATGGGCGGTCGGGGTTTAGTGAAGCGGAGAGTCTGGCACTTTTTGGTTTGCCGTTGACCGAACCGCGGATAGAGACAAACTCGTCGGGTGATACGGTCCTGACGCAGTGGTTTGAGCGGGCGCGGTTTGAGTTGCATCCCTACCTTGGCCCTGAAGTGGTCTTACTCGGTTTGCTTGGTCGGGAAGCATTTAACGTAAGCACGCCATCGGTGGTTTTGCCGGACGATTGGTTAGGACGGCTCAATGCCTATCGGGTATTGGCCGGTTTATCGCCGGTGCAAGAAGATGCGGTTCTGAATGAGCGTTGTTTTCAGCATGCCCGCTATATGGCCGAGAACAGTGATCTGACGCATCAGCAAAATCCATCGCTTCCGTATGCTTCACCAGATGGACAAATCTGTGCGCAGCACGGTAATGTTTGGCTCGGTTGGGGCACAAGGTGGCAACCGGTGCATGCCATCGATGGGTGGATGGAGTCGGTTGGGCATCGGTTGTGGATGTTGTATCCAACGCTGCGGTTGGTTGGGTTCGGTTTCTACACGACTGCGAGTGGCTTACAGAGTGCGGCAGCGCTCGATGTGTTGTCGAATTTTAATGAAGGTGTTGATTATCCCGGCTGGCCGGTGCGTTATCCGGGGGCCAACCAACAAGGGGTGCCAGCGACCATCTATCCGATCACGCTGCACTGGCGCTATTTCGGTAATGCTCCAGTGGTCACGGCGACCGAGCTGCGGGTGGTGAGCGGCGCGACGTTGCCGCATACGGTTTCGACCGATTTGCCTGCTGGCCATAAGGGGATCATGATCATACCCGCACAGCCACTGCCGGCATTGGCAACGATTGAGGTGACAGTAGCCGGTAATTATGACGGACGCACGTTTACCTACACGTGGCGGTTTCAGACGGGGTGGTGA